From the genome of Fusarium fujikuroi IMI 58289 draft genome, chromosome FFUJ_chr06:
GACTGTCGATAAGGCCTCGAAAGCTTCTGCTGCGGCCGAGGAAGCTGCGGCACAAGCCTCAAAGGCTATAGAAAATATGGCAGTACTCGATAAAAAATATACAACCCTCAGCCAGGAAACAATACCAGAGCTAGAGAAGCAACTTGCTCGAGAGCGGAACAAGGCGAGCAGGAGCGAAACATTAGCACGCAACCTTGGCAAATCTCTCCAAGAGGAAAAACGTTTGAACGAGGGACTGATGAAGCGGATTGAGCATCTCAACAGCGACCACGAAGCAATAGTAAAAGAGTTGGAGAAACTCAAAGGAGAGAATGCTGACCTTCAAGAGATGAACCGCGATCTGAGCATGTTTATATCAGGGCAAGAGAAGTTGAAAGAGTTGGAAAATGAGGGCAAGATTGAGGAGGGTGAGCTAGAAGGCGGCAGCGCAAGTGtgccagagaagaagagccgGCGACGTGGAAAACGTTGAGTGCTCAAGATCACTGGCCTGGAGTTGGACAATCTCTCAGCGTGTCTTTTGATGAACTCAAGTTACCAAGGCGTGGGAGGATGTTTAATTACCTATTTTTCTTACTAAAATACCAATAACGTCTTTCAACCATCGTGACAACTTCCAGCACATGATTATCCATGATGTATTTGATGCACTTGTGGAAAAACGTACCTACCCTAAGCCTTAAAGTTTGAACAGTGACAGTAGTTACAGCATAACGCACCACAGTTGCATATTGAAGCAGGGGTCTGTTGAAAGGTGTGTAGCATTATGCAGTTGTACAAAGGTCTAGAATACCCAACCCAGCGTCTCGACTATTCTCTTCTATCTAAATCTGAAGATCCTTTCGGCCTCGGGATGAGCAGACGGTCTGACGGATTGAGAGGCACGGCAATTTCATAGGTAGCCAAGCTGTAGAGTGCACACCCCCCATTCTGATGGCGCATGCATTAGAGGTCTCAACTGCATTGATGCCACTTGACTTGGCTTTTTTGTTGGGACTCGGCTGATATTGACAAGATTTAGGCCAAGCAGGTTTACTTGTTTTCAACATATTTAATCTCTGGACATTTTGTGACCGCAATGATGGAGACTTCTCGACAAAGAGTCAACAATTTGACATGTGAATACGGGTGCACGGATGCGTTTTTCTATTCCTTGTTTGATGTTTCTCGGAAATTCGCAAAGAGAATTCGGTAAAGGACCCATATGGAGAGGCACTGTAGCGTGATGGAGCGGATGGTTCCGGGGTTGAGCAAACTAACAGTGGCTGGGGTGGTGACGATAGTGGTGCGAATTAACttgtgattgattgatggatAGGTGACTCGGGCTTGTGATCTCTCGGCATGGCGAAGGAGGCGATGGGACGGCAcatatcttgttcttgatgtagtTTAATGACTGCCTCCTAGAGGTTCAATGAAGCTCTTGACAGTAGATATTGTCGTACTGTTCATGCAGAACCGTTATTCGTGGCTTGTGACCGGCATGCTCGGGTTAAACAATGTCTTTGATGCTATACTGATTGCGCAAAAACCCTGGTGCTCCTTACAACCTGCACCATCCCGTACCGTACCGCACCGGATCTCCGATGTAAGTGGAGTGATGATAAACAGTTTGCAGGGGAAAAGCGCCGAGTGCGAGTACGGGTTGGTACGGGGTTTGCGCCGCAGACTATAGTCCATAGGGCTTGGAAGTATATATCCTCGGTCGTCAGAAGGGATTGCAAGCGGGCGATTGTAACTAAAAAGGAAGCTCGTTGACGACAAAGACAGTCGgtgcagcaacaacaaagaaaagactcGAGAAAGGGAGCCAATTGTGACGTGCCAAAAGATATGTAAAGTGCCGTGGTTTTTAACTCATCCTATGAAGATCATAGCTTGTCAGCTTTAGACCCAACCTTTCCTTACTGGGCAGACACCTCTCCCTCATCacgtacggagtacagtaGCTTCCCCTCCCTGAGGTGCAGTACAGTACATTCTGTTCCCAACCCCAGCAGCCCCAGCTGTTTCTCCATTTCcatttccatttccatcctgcatcttcttccataTCCTTCATCCTTGTCGTTCCAGGAATGCAGACCTCTCTCTAGAGCCAACACCTCCAAATAtttgtatatattatatctcgTCACATTTCCGTCCGACCGTCCATCCTGTGTTCGCTCCATAACTGAAGCCCGCCGCCCCTCACATCGATTACAACTCGCTTGCCCGCTCTGTCGAAATTTTTATCGTGCAACATCTATCCACAGCTCGACTTCGAAATATCGTTTCGCGCGCCTGTTTCAATAACGCTGGGCTCTTCCGCGCAAGCCCGTAATGTCTCAACATGCTGGGACAAAGGACGCGGCAGCGCCGCAGTCCGCGACGAACTCAACCCCGCAGAAGGAGCTCTATCCTATGGTGAACTGGAAGTACGACATGTTCCTATACACTGTCGGCAACATCGTCGATATGTTCTTCCGAGAAGTTGTGCCTCGAGGTGCCTGGCGTGTTCCTCAGACTGGCCCTGTTTTGTTCGTCGCCGCGCCACATGCCAATCAGGTTAGTTGTGCATAATCTGGGGGGGCTCGTGGTTAAAGATAGACCGCACCAGGGATATGTTGtacaagacaagaccagtTACTAATTTGCGATAGTTCGTCGATGCGATTATCCTTCAACGTACCCTCCGTAACGAAGCTAAGCGACGAGCGTCCCTCCTCATTGCCCAAAAGTCAGTTCACGGCTTCATCGGATGGGGCTCGCGACAAGTTGGTTCAGTTCCCGTCGGCCGCGCTCAAGATGCTGCCAAACCAGCTACTGGCACCATCTACCTCCCCGATCCTATCAACGACCCAACTCTTGTTCGAGGTGTCGGTACAAAATtcggagagggagagggtgAGGTTCAGGGCATGCTCTTCCTCCCCTCAACCAAGAACACCAGTGGCGCCAGTGTCGATATTTCTCAGATTATCGGTCCTGAAGAGATCCGTGTCAAGCGACCTTTTAAGAGCAAGATCGCTCTGCAACAACTCACAGGTCGTGACGACATTGACAAAGATGGGAACTTCACCAACAAGGATGTGAAGGGTCCTGCTCCAGGTTACCAGGGCACCAAGTTCAAGTTGGCGCCTCACATTGACCAGACCAAAGTTTACGAGGCAGTCTTTTCTCGGCTCTGCAATGGCGGCTGTGTTGGTATCTTCCCTGAGGGCGGTAGCCATGATCGCACTGAACTTCTAcctctcaaggctggtgtCGCTATCATGGCCCTTGGTACTCTGGCCCAAGATCCCGATTGCGGCCTCAAGATCGTACCTGTGGGAATGAATTACTTCCATGCCCACAAATTCCGCTCGCGTGCGGTTGTTGAGTTCGGTGCCCCCTTTGAGAttcctcgtcatctcgtCGAGCTCTACTGCAACAACCAACGTCGTGAAGCCATTGGCCAAGTCCTTGACACAGTCTATCAGGCCCTGAACTCTGTCACCGTCTCTGCACCAGACTACGACACACTCATGGTGATCCAGGCTGCTCGTCGACTCTACAACCCCACCGGCAAGAAGCTCCCACTCCCCGTAGTGATCGAGCTTAACCGCAGATTGTGCATGGGGTATGAGCGATACAAGAACGATGAGCGCATCACGTCCTTGTCTGCCGCAGTCAAAGAGTACAACTCTCAATTGCGGTATCTCAACCTTAAAGACCACCAAGTCCAATATGCCAAGATGAATATGATCAAGGTCATATTCCTTTTCATCTACCGATCTATCAAACtactcttcctcttcatttgTACATTGCCAGGTTTGATTCTCTTCTCGCCTGTCTTCGTAGCGACCAAGATCATCAGCCGacagaaggccaagacaGCTCTGGCGGGCTCAACAGTCAAAATCCGCGGCCGCGATGTCATGGCGACTTGGAAGATCCTTGTGGCAATCGGGTTTGCACCCACTCTCTACCATATTTACTCGGCCATCATAACTTTTAAGGTGTGGCAAGACCGTCTCTGGGGTTATGTTCCTGAAGGCGTACCACTGCTGGTGGTTTATTTCGCATTGTGGCCCTTTATGGTTGGCATCACTTTTGCATCACTGCGTTTTGGTGAGGTTGGTATGGATATCTTCAAGTCTCTGCGTCCACTACTCCTCTGCTTGACACCAACCTCCAACTACAACATCCACAAGCTACGAGAACGACGAGCCGAGCTGAGCGCTCAGGTAACAGATGTCATCAACACCCTGGGACCTGAGATGTTTGATGACTTTGAAAAGGCACGGCTTGTGCCCGACCTTTACAAAGCCGAGGGTGGTTCGTCCACAACTTCAAAGACACATCGTCGCAGAGACAGCGATCAGTCCAGTACTGGCTATGAGCCTGAGACCCCGCCAGCTCTCTCGCGACGAAGCACGACGCAGTCTAGCCGAGCCCTCCCACGCAACGATTCCTTCAGCAATATTGGTCACGTAGGCATCTTCTCTACACGGCCGCCTTCCAGAGCCCGTagcaggtcaaggtcaagcagcAGCGGAGGTGGTTTCGGATCTGGTGGATTTCCTATCAGTGGGTTCACCACGTTGGACTCTTCAAGCGGATTTGATGAGGCGAGTCGCAAGATTCGAGAGGCGATGAAGCATAGGCGACATAAGACAGATCAAGAAAGGACAGAGggtgacgacgaggatgacgacagtgaagaggagggcTATGATGAGGCCAGAAAGAAGAACGCGTAAGCATTGAAAAGCGGATGACAGGCAGAAGAGACCATTAGGGATGGGAAAGCTACAAGTAGCTATATCTAAGCATTTTGTATTATTTGAATCTGCTACCGCATAGCATGTTTCTTTGATGATCTTTTAGGAACATGAGTGGACTGAGTGACATAAGGACAGAGATTTTCTTTACTGAGGATAGGTAGTTTTCGGATCTTGACACGACCGTTAcatctcaatcttgagtTTAATTAAAACGTTAATTATTTTTATGTAAATAATGAGAGAAACCTGAGGCTACGGGCTAGTCTAAAGAAATGTTTTTTTCGCTTGTCTGCACAAATGTTGTAATTAATTCTGGGGTTCGTCAGAGCTGAAATTGGAGACCGGGGTTTGATGAACCCTGACGGTTGAAAATGACAGGATCTGATAACTCTTTTGTGGGAGCCGATGCAATCTAATGACGTGCCCATGTTACTGTACCAGGCTGTCAGGCTCGGTGATCGGAGATAGACGGGGGAGGCAAAAGAGCGAAGGAATAAAGCGAAATGTTTGGGTTATTTGAAGCCATAGGAGACTCGACATTGGTaatgcagagaagaagaaacgaTCTCATCATTTGAATCATCCTCCATTTCGGTATCTAGGCAGGTAATTGTTTAGCGACAGcgtataattaattatctgATCGATCATCAGATTATCAATCAGTAAcatctccagaagcttgctggTATATCcattactaattaattattcAAGCGGATTAGTGCCAATCAAACTGTCCCATTCCGAACCGAACCTACGGCATCTGGAGACGTCAACGGCCCTAAAATCTACCGAAAGATCTCTTATTACAACATGACcctatcatcctcatccacaCACGACAACCCCCCTCCCTTTGCCTCGCCTTCAACCTCCATAACAGCCGCTACACCGTCCTGGCTTCCGCAGCACAAGCCCGCGAAGCAGAGAATGGCCCTCTCACTAAAGAACCTCATGGGCTCCGTGCTCGGCGGAGGATCTGCAAAACAGGATACCAAGCCCTCATCCTCGGAGCTTTTCGCCAAGACGGATCCAAAAGTAGACGGCGAGGAATGCCTGCACGACTGTGAAAACTGCTCCGTGAGGTATCCCAGAGGCTtcaagattgaggaggaggatgtgCTGTATGGACTTGTCGAGCCTTGGAGTACCCATCTCCTTGTTGGAACAGGCAAGACGGATTGGGTGAGGGATGTGGCGGATGAAAAGGGGAGTGTGATGGAGGCTTTTTCTAAGGCGGCCGAGCCTGCGAATGGGGTGAGTCTTTATCTCATATGAGTTTGATGTATGAGACGAGGGTATTTTGCCTCATCACCACTCATGAAACTTGACGATCGCGGCGCTAACAATCACAGAAACTCAAGCTTTCGGCATCTAATATGCCGACTCCTCATGACACAGATGACTATTCTGAGCCCACAACCCTTTTACTACTGCCggccttcaagcttcttcacaaTGTCCACCCTCTCAGTGTGCCTCAAATTGTTACCGAAGTTATCAACCGGGCACCGACTAGCACTTCTCCCCTTCATCCCACGCCACTCCCGGCCTCTCTTCCGTCTCCCGACCCGGCTGCCGGGATCCCGGAAGTCTCACTAAAGAACTGCCCTCACAATGCTGTAATCCTCATGTGCAGTCATCGAACACGCGATGTGCGTTGTGCGCAGAGTGCACCGATTCTCAGGAAAGAGTTTGAGCGCCAGCTAAGGCCGTTGGGTCTGTATCGAGACTTGCATGATGAGAGGCCTGGCGGTGTTGGTATCTACTACATCAGCCATGTGGGAGGACACAAGTACTCTGCCAACGTCATGATCTACCGACGGCCGAATGCATTTGGTCTGGATGATCCGGCTCCTGAACAGCAGAACGGCACAAATGGCGTTGAAAAAAACGGCAATGGCTTGAATGGATCAGCAGAGGAGAGTGTGGGCGCATCTCAGGGCATTTGGTTGGCACGCGTCATGCCTGAAGATTGCGAGAACTTGATCCGGTATACAGTCTTGAGAGGCAAAGTGGTCAAGCCTGAGCGTCAGCTACGAGGTGGATTTGATCGTGGTCGAGGCGTTATGAGTTGGTGAGAGCCGAAGTGATAAGAGATGGGATGTTCTGGACAGAAAGGTTGATTGCAGAAGAAAATACCCACGGTTCAACATGATGAGAGGTTCGTCAAGCAGCGATGCTAAACTTTTGTTACGCGGCGATAAACTGCTTCGATGGTATGTATAGAGCATACGACATAGACAGCGAGGATGATTGGTTTCTGAGGGATTAGAGATATTGAGGTTACAATCGAACCGTGTCGACTCAAGCTTGCTCAGCGTTGTACCGTTGCACTGCGCATCTAACGTAGCATAGATTTGGTCAACACGAACGATGAAACCGTAAAATAAAGACAAAGATACGCTCTCACAAATCCCACAATTTTATCTCGGACCTCAACCCCAGCCTCAAGACTCTGCAGGCCGCGTCGTCAACCTCCTTGATATCGCATAGAGGACcttgttggagaagagatcTGCGCTGCAACAGACGTACCTGCAGAACAAAAGAGCCTCAGGTATCGCACGTACTGTAATTTAGACAATGATTGGTGGTGGAGAAAATAGGGAGAGTTGAGACTTGAAACAAACGGTGCTGGCTGTCAGGGAATAGGCTGTGGGGCATGTGTTTTACTGGAGGTGAATTCTCCGTAGGGTACTCCGTATTCACTGGTGGAGATGGGTTTTCACCTTGTTTCTTTGCGTTACGCGTCGTTTGTTAGAAGGCTGTGGGTTCAATTATGGAGACGAGATAAGTCTTGTTTTTGTAAAGATGTCATACTGTAACTGCGTTGATCATGAACCAAGAATATTGGAGGGCAAGGCTATAAGATATctaaataaagaaagatgATATTGGCATAGATACAAGCAATTGAAGAATAATTAGAGTCGTTAAGCATAAAATCATGCGTACAGAGTAGTGTATACACATAAAATACCACAGTTTGTCATGTGTCAATACCATCCAAGCATTCAGCAGAGAAACATCCAAGACGAGACAAGCTTTTACCCTTCCGTACCCACCCATGTAAGCTTCATCAAGACGATACAGACTATCCCCAACTACCGGTCCTCCATCGGCCACACCGGTTCGCTCAAGGCTACCGGCACTGTGGAGAGTCAGTCAGCTCACACGCACCATCCTAGCCTCTCATTTTCTCACACTCCATGATCCAACTTAACCCACGGCTGATCACTCAAGGGTCTCTCGGTATCTTCCTCCATCACGGTAAAGATGTGCAGAGCTACCAAGGGGGAAAGTGGTCCGCTGTAGCAACAGATATATAACACCGCCTACAATCTCGTCAAAAAACAGGTTCTTGATCATTCCAGCCCATCATTTCTTCTCTattcttgacaacatcgtCCTGGTCTGTGACCTACTAAGCTATCTTTATCTTATATCCTTGTTGTTTGAGCTGGCCTCGTTCGTTATAAAGACTAGAAGTCGTTACCattctttctcatcttcagaTCAAGCAACCTTTTCTGTCACTACCTTGGAAAAAACCGCCAAAATGAAGACTGGTTTCATCGCTTTTGCCATTGCCGTCGTGGCTCCTCTTTCCATGGCTCTTCCATTCCCTCGTGAGTATATGTCTTATTCATATTGTCTGACCAGCGTACTGATATTCATACAGAGGCCGCCCCTGGAGGTTtcttccctcctcctccttctatCAATGGCACTCAGCCTGGAAACCACGGCCACTACGGTGGTGGCCAGAATGGAGGACCTGGTAGTTGGTTGCCCGTGCCTGGCAACGGCCAGCAGCCCGGTGGTAAGTGATTCTGCACTATATCAACTCGAACTATACTAACAATTGACAGTCCCTACTCCCGGACCTACCCCTACTCCTCCTCCCATGGTTCCTGTAcctcctccttctgcttCCACTCCTCCTGCTGTCCCCCAGCCCCCTCCCGCTGCTCCTACTGAGCCCATCGTGGCCCCAACTCCTACTCCCTTTGCCCGCAAGTAAGGGTCACGGTGACAACTTCTCGAACAAAGTTTTCAGATACACATATGATAGTACATAAATGGAGGGGTGAGAGGCCTAGGCTAGATTTCTTAAGAGGTGAATATAATGCCATAAGTCGGCCTGTTGGTGATCAACCAGCTGTCTTAATTATGTGTTGTCGTGTATGTATGCAAATTTCGTGCCTTCGAACTGAAATGAAGCATCATAAATACATACTTCTATGGTATTTCGAATTAGCCTTCAGTGGCATCGGAAAGACTTCGTTTTGGTTATGAAAAGTGAGAGTTGCCTCATTGAGCGAACTGACAACACCTAGGCCAATCAGAAACAAGAGTCTCCTTGACAGGGTAAGCTGCGTCGAACAAGCCAGACCTGAGTCGTCCTTGAACAGTGATAATTCAAAAGAAATACGATTCTCACTTTGTAAACAGTTTATCCACGAAAACTTGATGTTGGGCGCACGTATATCACGTAAATAGAACCAATACGCACatcattttctttttgtACCTCGAGTTTAAACCCTCCCGAACCTCATGATCAATGCTCTGCTAATGTGTCTACACAGAGCTTAGCCTGCGCTGTAGAGCTTGAAAGACGACCGTTTTTATCCATTATTCTCCTCACGCCCCCAGCACGTCTCTTCCTAATCTTCAATATCTCGGCTTGTTCCTCCTGAATCGGAAGACGCGCAACTACTCGTATCATCACGAAAGTCGAGAAGATCGCACTTGGCTGCAACTTCTTCGTGATGCTTGACAAAGTCATTGCGAAGTTGGATGAACGAGTCGGAACCCTCCAGCCGGGCGAGCTCACGGCGTCCGGTCTCGATAAGTCCCTTGATTTCGGCCAATTCCACCCGTCTCTTGAAGAGTGTTTTACTGAAGCGTTCTTGACTCTTACAACTTGGAAACGGGTAGCACGTGTTGGAAAAGTCAAGAAAAGTCTCGAGGTCCTCCAATATCCCGTCACCAAATCCCATGCGGTCGCGAGGATCCAGAATGAAATTGTTCCAGCTATGCTGGTCATGATCTTCAATTTGGAGAATGAGTTCGTCCTTCCAGGTCTGGTAGACTTGATAAGCCTCAAGGTACTTTTCCTCAAGGGCCTTGAGGGCTTTCCTCACGCGTTCATGATACTCAGGGCTGGTCTTCTTCAGGCTAGCAGGATCTCGGATTTTATTCATGTCGTAAAAGTGAGCATAGGGGAATTCCTGATAACGTGAGATACTGCTAGGACTCTTGTTGGTGTCAAGATCGTCGATACTAAGCTTAGAGGCTTTCTCGATAAGATCCGGCATTAGGTAACTGCGGTTCGCCATTGTAGTGATTTGActgttgttgttttcttgTAAGGATGTGTTGGATTTATCTCAAGAGTTGACGAGACTGTGTggccaagaagagaggaCTTGGACGTTGTGAGCTTCTCTTTAAATACGTACTTAGAAGTTATGTGTCATTGGTGTCACGACAAGCTAGGTCTGAATATTGCAAAGTAAGCGTTGTTAATCAGCACCAGCAGGCAATGATTCAAAGAGCAATGTTTTGCGTTGATGAGCAGAGGAGTTTTATGACTGAAGGCCCTGAACAACGGCACGATCGATCATTGTTGTAAGTGATACATATATGTATTGTTTCATTCACATGCCATACTAGGTCTCCTAATCATCAATGTAGTCTATCTTCCATACAAAATGCATTGCCCATATGCCAGAAAGGTCGTAAACATATTCCAAAAACACATAACCCATTCAATGTCGCCATGATATTGCGCCGTGACCCAAACATGAGTGATTCATAAATCAGCCATCCAGATATTACCAACCCGCCCGCATTCCACCATGATTTTATGTTGTATCCAAAACAAGTGGCAGTAAATAGCCACAAAACCGCTGTGCTcaaaagtataaataaggAAAAAGAACCACCACTCGGTATCAGAAGCTTGAAAGCGTGAGAGGTGGTGGGACTAGTCGGCGATGTCGCGGCTGGAGTGGCTGCTTGATGTGCCGCTGCCTGTCACGCTCATGTGGTTCTTGGCCATAGAGACGAGCTTCCAGATGCCGAAGGACACGGCTGctaagatgatgaagaggatgataaTAATGATGGCGATAACgtcgttcttcttcatgtTGGCGGTTGAAGGTGGGCCAATGGGTGAGAGAGGTTGATGTTGTGTATGGTGAGATTGTCTTTGTTGCGAACAATGGATTCAAGAGAGATGTTTCAATCTGAGACAGTTAGTTCGAGGGTCCAATTAGACTAGACTGCTGAGGCTCATGGGGTAGACATACCCAGTCAAGAATTCTGTTGTGATAGAGTagagttgagttgaagtCCGAGTCAAGAGGTTGGAGTAGAGTCAACGTAGTGCAACCAGATGAACCAATCAATCACAAAGTCGTACAATGAGAGTCGTTACAGTCGTAAATGTCCAAAAATCTCCcaattctttctttattcaAGAAAATAGATCGTAAGACTCGTTTCTTAAGAAAAAAGATAAACAAGATCAGGAACTGGAATGCGCAGTCTCACTCACAAACGACCACTCACTCTATTATAAGTCGTTGCCCCGCCACCGTCTTTTTCTTACAGCCCAAAGGTACCCTACCTAGTAAATGGCAAGGCTGGAGAGCTAAGCTCGCTGCAAGGGTCCCGCTGTGGAGACATTCAGGGGCCTCTGACACGCTGGAACGGCTTTGGTCTTTTCCCAGCCTCGCAGAAAACGTCACCTCAGGTCTTTTTTTAATTGACTGTTGTCGCGTCGAGACGCGTCTGACTAACTATAGGCCAAGGATCATGAAAAGACCCTGCCTGGCTTGCCGCACTTCCACGGAATGCAAGGCACGAGTCTGGCATCTTCACATGAATGCTTGCACAATGCTTGCACATTTTTAATTCACTGCGACTCAATTGCGTAGCCAAGACACTCCCTAAAAAAAACACAGGCTTCAATTACACATGCTACGTGCGCCGTGTTTCTCcatgatg
Proteins encoded in this window:
- a CDS encoding probable SCT1-suppresses a choline-transport mutant, giving the protein MSQHAGTKDAAAPQSATNSTPQKELYPMVNWKYDMFLYTVGNIVDMFFREVVPRGAWRVPQTGPVLFVAAPHANQFVDAIILQRTLRNEAKRRASLLIAQKSVHGFIGWGSRQVGSVPVGRAQDAAKPATGTIYLPDPINDPTLVRGVGTKFGEGEGEVQGMLFLPSTKNTSGASVDISQIIGPEEIRVKRPFKSKIALQQLTGRDDIDKDGNFTNKDVKGPAPGYQGTKFKLAPHIDQTKVYEAVFSRLCNGGCVGIFPEGGSHDRTELLPLKAGVAIMALGTLAQDPDCGLKIVPVGMNYFHAHKFRSRAVVEFGAPFEIPRHLVELYCNNQRREAIGQVLDTVYQALNSVTVSAPDYDTLMVIQAARRLYNPTGKKLPLPVVIELNRRLCMGYERYKNDERITSLSAAVKEYNSQLRYLNLKDHQVQYAKMNMIKVIFLFIYRSIKLLFLFICTLPGLILFSPVFVATKIISRQKAKTALAGSTVKIRGRDVMATWKILVAIGFAPTLYHIYSAIITFKVWQDRLWGYVPEGVPLLVVYFALWPFMVGITFASLRFGEVGMDIFKSLRPLLLCLTPTSNYNIHKLRERRAELSAQVTDVINTLGPEMFDDFEKARLVPDLYKAEGGSSTTSKTHRRRDSDQSSTGYEPETPPALSRRSTTQSSRALPRNDSFSNIGHVGIFSTRPPSRARSRSRSSSSGGGFGSGGFPISGFTTLDSSSGFDEASRKIREAMKHRRHKTDQERTEGDDEDDDSEEEGYDEARKKNA
- a CDS encoding related to sucrose cleavage protein; this encodes MTLSSSSTHDNPPPFASPSTSITAATPSWLPQHKPAKQRMALSLKNLMGSVLGGGSAKQDTKPSSSELFAKTDPKVDGEECLHDCENCSVRYPRGFKIEEEDVLYGLVEPWSTHLLVGTGKTDWVRDVADEKGSVMEAFSKAAEPANGKLKLSASNMPTPHDTDDYSEPTTLLLLPAFKLLHNVHPLSVPQIVTEVINRAPTSTSPLHPTPLPASLPSPDPAAGIPEVSLKNCPHNAVILMCSHRTRDVRCAQSAPILRKEFERQLRPLGLYRDLHDERPGGVGIYYISHVGGHKYSANVMIYRRPNAFGLDDPAPEQQNGTNGVEKNGNGLNGSAEESVGASQGIWLARVMPEDCENLIRYTVLRGKVVKPERQLRGGFDRGRGVMSW